ATCTCATGTCATCTCAATGCTGTGTTGTAATGGGTAAGAAAGAATCGGAAGTCTGGGTGGTACACTTGGCGATggcgaagccagtcatctgctgTCTGCATCAACGAAGCTACGAGCTGATGCTCCTCAGGCCTATTTGACGACCAAATAGAGCTGTTCAATTTGTATGACGCCAGTCCAAAGACGGGCAATGTTAGTTTACCAGCGGCGTCCATATTGCAATTAAGGCCCCCAAATCTGGGGCATGCTGGTGTACTGGGATCAGTATCTGTGAAAAATAAATCTAGCTATCAGATGAACTGAAGAATGGAAATTCATAGAGCAGCAAAGAATTAGGGGAGTTTATCTAATGGAGAAAAGACTAGATACCAGCAGAAGATGAAACATACCCTTGGTAGGTGTTGATAAGTAATGAAATGTCAAGAAACATGCATCCAAATCCTTGAGTGTTGGTCCAGTTGGGATTCTATAGATAGGGTACCTGCAATTATATGCCCCAGGATGAAACTGATGTAAAGTCGTAGCAACATTTCAGTTACCGTATTGCTCTTTTAAAATTCTACAGAAGTTACTTGACTGAAAAATTAGCAAGTTCCCTTTTGTATTCTATCAGTCACTATGAAGTGTACCCTCTGTTTGAACAAACAGCACAAATATGACGGTTCTTGCTATATAGAAACTTATAAGCACCAGCAACTAAGAACAAGAAAGCAACAACTGTGAAATGAGGTCTCACAAAACTATTGGTAGTGGCAACAAACACAAAAGTAACTTTGGTATAGGTATAAAGTTGGAAATTAGTTATTTAATAAACACTTAAAATGGTAACGTTGGGAGTTTTTCCTATAAGAAATGGAATAGTAAAAAACTTACAAACATCAACCAAGTAAGAACAGCACAGTCCAGAGATGCTACCTCTCAAAAAGTTGCATTGAAAATGATGTCAGAGAATCCAAGAGCATTTACAGACATACCATGCAACAGACATCCAACTGGTTGGCAGCAGGTCACAACTGCTGAATGTCTTCAAATCTGGAAATTTACTTGCAAGAACTGATACCTGAAATTGAAATTTAGAGTCAACAAATAACATATCTAGGCACATTTCATTTAACATACGAAATAAAGACTTGCCTTATCTGTTAAAGGCTCTCTACCAAATGGTGGATCTGTCTCAAGATATTCGAAAATTGGGCGAGTCGATGGTGAGTGCATTTCATCACCATCCCTTTGAAAGCCACCCTCCAATCGACATAGAGTTTCCACGGTTGAGCTTCTTAATCGGTTAACATCAGTTTCACTGCTACCTTCGCTGCTAGTATCCATAGATTCCCCATCACTTTCCTCCCAAGAATGCCTTAATTAAGCGAGAAAATTAACTAAGACAGCGTTACGAGCTATGAAAACTGCAGGACCAAGAAAAGAACAGCCATACTGTGGGGGAGCATTTAGACAGTGTATGTTGATTCCTTTTGAGTTTTGATGCTTATTTTGATGTCCTTATGTGAAACTAGACTCGCAATGAACAATACACAGCTAAAAGACTTGCAAATTGTAGTGACTTTTAGCTTGTAAAACTACAACAAAATAGACAGCTACAAATCATACAGGTAAAATAAACTATATTTCTCAAAATTCTAGTAAAGATATTGTTTCCATTATTAGGAAATATCAAGACTCAGCAAAAGGACTAACTTACATCTCTTTCTGCTCTAGGCTCCAATAATGTGATACTTCAATCAACTCATGGACAATGGACAATTGACTATGTCAAATCCTATGGCAATTGGCCTCTTTAAAAAAGTCATCTATCCTGATGGTAGTTTCGATAAGTCCAATTTCATCCCCACTGAAGTAAAAAGATGATATCCTGAATAACACGTTTATTCATGGGCAATCTAAAGCTTACCCAATAAACGCAACAACAAAATGCCTAAGTGATTTTAAGTAGAAGATGTTCCATGCTCCCATTGCATTGTTCTTACAAATATTTCAGTCCTAGAatcatattggacaaccaagttaAACATGATAAGATCAATCAAGT
This portion of the Zea mays cultivar B73 chromosome 2, Zm-B73-REFERENCE-NAM-5.0, whole genome shotgun sequence genome encodes:
- the LOC100194082 gene encoding uncharacterized protein isoform X1; its protein translation is MAGPSGASSSSRGAGVVVDRFYSPPHVRRQQQEEQLQRLKGLAQGQRPSSPAAGTLTPRAAKQKTPPAEMPVPVKESERRADASSKPVSAPAYTAKAAATADGVTTPPPSPAGLDEAGNLDRFLSSTTPSVPVHYLPKTSMRGWRMGDVTNSRPYFCLGDLWEAFKEWSFYGAGVPLVLSGGESVIQYYVPYLSAIQLYADPSKFQSKIRHSWEESDGESMDTSSEGSSETDVNRLRSSTVETLCRLEGGFQRDGDEMHSPSTRPIFEYLETDPPFGREPLTDKVSVLASKFPDLKTFSSCDLLPTSWMSVAWYPIYRIPTGPTLKDLDACFLTFHYLSTPTKDTDPSTPACPRFGGLNCNMDAAGKLTLPVFGLASYKLNSSIWSSNRPEEHQLVASLMQTADDWLRHRQVYHPDFRFFLTHYNTALR